Part of the Sinorhizobium terangae genome is shown below.
ACCGGCGTTGACCTCAAGTACTCGTCCTCCGAGAACTACGAACAGCAGATCGTCATCGACACGCAAGCCGGGAGCCCGCCGGACGTCGCGATCCTGCCGCAGCCGGGCCTCATCGCAGACCTTGCCTCGAAGGGCTACCTGACGCCGCTCGGCGATGAAACCAAACAGTGGCTGCTCGACAACTACGCCGCCGGTCAATCCTGGGTCGATCTTTCCACCTACACCGGCAAGGACGGCAAGGCGGCGCTTTATGCATTCCCCTACAAGATCGACGTGAAGTCGCTGGTCTGGTACGTGCCGGAAAACTTCGAGGACGCCGGCTACGAAGTGCCGAAGACCATGGAAGAGCTGAAGGCGCTGACCGAAAAGATCGCTGCCGATGGTGAAAAGCCGTGGTGCATCGGCCTCGGTTCGGGTGGCGCGACCGGCTGGCCGGCAACCGACTGGGTCGAGGACCTGATGCTGCGCACGCAGTCAGCCGACGTCTACGACAAGTGGGTCAAGAACGAGATCCCGTTCACCGATCCGGCGGTCACCGGCGCATTGGACGAGTTCGGTTGGTTTGCGCGCAACGACAAGTTCGTCGACGGCGGGGCTGCGGCCGTCGCCTCAACCGACTTCCGCGACAGCCCGAAGGGCCTCTTCGCCTCGCCGCCGAAGTGCTACCTGCACCATCAGGCGTCGTTCATTCCGTCCTTCTTCCCGGAAGGCACGGTGATCGGCGAAGATGCCGATTTCTTCTACATGCCTCCCTATGAGAGCAAGAAGGAGCTTGGCAATCCGGTGCTCGGCGCAGGCACGCTCGCGTTGATCACCAAGGACACGCCAGCCGCGCGCGCCTTCATCGAGTTCCTGAAGACGCCGATTGCGCATGAGGTCTGGATGGCCCAGACGAGTTTCCTGACGCCCTACAAGAGCGTCAACGTGGAGACCTATGGCAATCCGCCGCTGAAGAAACAGGGCGAGATCCTGCTCAACGCGACCACTTTCCGTTTTGACGGGTCCGACCTGATGCCGGGCAAGATCGGCGCAGGCGCCTTCTGGACAGGCATGGTCGATTTCGTAGGCGGTAAATCGTCTGCCGACGTCGCGGCCGGCGTGCAGAAGGCGTGGGACGCCATCAAGTAAGACTCAAATAATGACGGCGGACGATGCTAATCTCGTCCGCCACTCCTTCATTTCCGGATCGCCTCAGCAATCGGGGCAGTCCCAATCAAGAGCGGCAGCCGCAATCACACGATGCGCTCGGAGCATCCCTGCTCCAGAGGGCGTTTAAGGGGAGGGATGTGTCATGCAGCAGCTACTTACTGCCATTGTGACCATGATTGCCGGTGTCCTGGCTTGCGCAGCCTATTTCTGGGGCACGAATTTCATTCTCGATCGGATTTTCCCATCGAAGGGCCTCTCCGGTAAGGCGGCCTCCCGCAACCTGCGTATCACCAACGCCATCCGGCCTTGGCTGTTTCTGGCGCCGGCATTGTTCGCCCTGTCGATCTATCTCATTTACCCGGTCATCGAGTCCGTGTGGCTGAGCTTTCATGATCGCGGCGGTCAGAATTTCGTCGGCGCACGCAATTACGGCTGGATGATCAATGACGGTGAATTCCGGCAGTCGATCTTCAACAATTTCCTCTGGCTGCTGGTCGTTCCGGCACTGTCGACCTTCTTCGGGCTCGTCATCGCGGCGCTGACGGACCGTATCTGGTGGGGCAACATCGCCAAAACGCTGATCTTCATGCCGATGGCGATCTCCTTCGTCGGCGCCGCCGTCATCTGGAAGTTCATCTACGATTACCGTGCGGAGGGGGCCGAACAGATCGGGCTCTTGAACGCCATCGTCGTCGCCCTCGGCGGCGTACCGCAGGCCTGGATCACGCTGCCCTTCTGGAACAATTTCTTCCTCATGGTCATCCTCATCTGGATCCAGACAGGATTTGCGATGGTCATTCTCTCCGCGGCGCTGCGCGGCATACCGGAGGAGACCATCGAGGCCGCGGTGATCGACGGCGCCAATGGCTGGCAGATCTTCTTCAAGATCATGGTGCCGCAGATCTGGGGCACGATCGCCGTCGTCTGGACCACCATCACGATCCTGGTGCTCAAGGTTTTCGACATCGTTCTGGCGATGACGAACGGGCAATGGCAGAGCCAGGTGCTCGCCAACCTCATGTTCGACTGGATGTTCCGCGGCGGCGGGGACTTTGGCCGCGGCGCATCGATCGCAGTGGTGATCATGATTCTCGTCGTCCCGATCATGATATGGAACATCCGCAATGCGGCCAAGGAAATGAGGAGCCACTGAGATGACCCCAGCCACGCGCTCCCCGCTGATGTGGGCCGTCCATCTCTCGGTGCTTCTCATCGTCGCTCTCTGGACGATGCCGACCGCGGGCCTGTTGATCTCGTCGCTGCGCGACAAGGATCAACTCGCCGTTTCCGGATGGTGGACCGCCCTTGCCACTTCGTCGCGCAATGACGTCGCGCGTGCTCCGGCGGCCGACAGCCAGGTTGAACGGGACGGCAAGTTCGTCATCTCCGGTAACATTCTTGACGGTCAGGCCGGACAGATTTCGGCCTTCGGCTTCTCCAGCCGCGAACCGGCAGCGTTCAAGGCCGGAGAAACCGCGGAACTGAACGACGGCGAGAAGCTGACCGTGCAGGCAGACGGCAGCTTCGAGATCGTTTCCGATACGAAGATGGAAGGCTCGCGCGGCCAGCGCATCTTCTTCACCGCCGCAGCACCACCGCGCTTCACCCTCGATAACTATCGGGAGGTGCTGGGTGCGGAGGGCATCGGTGCGTCCTTCATCAACTCGCTGACGGTTGCCGTTCCATCGACGGTCATCCCGATTCTGATCGCGGCCTTTGCAGCCTATGCCCTGGCCTGGATGCCCTTTCCGGGGCGTGCGATCCTGATCGCCGTGGTCGTCGGGCTGCTGGTCGTGCCGCTGCAGATGTCGCTCATTCCGCTCCTGAAGCTCTACAACGGCGTCGGCGCATTTTTCGGCGTCCCGGCCAAGACCTATATGGGCATCTGGCTTGCGCACACCGGCTTCGGCCTGCCGCTCGCGATCTATCTCTTGCGCAATTACATGGCGGGCCTGCCGCGCGAGATCATGGAATCCGCGCGCGTCGACGGCGCTAGCGATTTTGACATTTTCGTCAAGATCATCCTGCCATTGTCTTTCCCGGCGCTCGCCTCCTTCGCGATCTTCCAGTTCCTGTGGACCTGGAACGATCTCCTGGTCGCGATCGTCTTCCTCGGCACCGGCCAGGACCAACTCGTGCTGACGGGGCGGCTGGTCAACCTGCTCGGCTCTCGCGGCGGCAACTGGGAAATCCTGACTGCCTCCGCCTTCATCACCATCGTCGTTCCCCTGATCGTCTTCTTCGCCCTGCAGCGCTATCTCGTGCGCGGTCTGCTCGCTGGATCGGTCAAGGGCGGCTGACAGATTTCAGGACAAGGACCTTTTACACGAATGAACCAGACCGAAATAACCGGCTCCATTCTCAAGCCCGACAGGGATTGGTGGCGTGGGGCGGTGATCTACCAGATCTATCCGCGCTCCTTTCAGGACACGAACGGCGATGGCATCGGCGACCTGAATGGTATCACCGCCCGGCTGCCGCATGTCGCGGCGCTCGGCGTCGATGCGATCTGGATTTCGCCCTTCTTCACCTCGCCGATGAGGGACTTCGGTTATGACGTCTCCAACTACAGGGATGTCGATCCGATCTTCGGCAAGCTCGAGGATTTCGATGCGCTGATCGCTGAGGCGCACCGCCTCGGCCTGCGGGTCATGATCGATCTGGTCCTGTCGCACACGTCTGATCGGCATCCATGGTTCGTCGAAAGCCGGTCGAGCCGCAGCAACGCCAAGGCGGACTGGTATGTCTGGGCAGATTCCAAGCCCGACGGAACCCCGCCCAACAACTGGCTGTCGATCTTCGGCGGCTCCGCCTGGGCCTGGGATCCGACGCGGCTGCAATATTACCTGCACAACTTTCTGACCTCGCAGCCGGACCTCAACCTGCATAATCCTGAGGTTCAGGAGGCCCTGCTTGCCGTCGAGCGCTTCTGGCTCGAGCGCGGCGTCGACGGCTTCCGCCTCGACACCATCAACTTCTATTTCCACGACAAGCAGTTGCGCGACAACCCGGCATTGGTGCCGGAGCGGCGCAATGCTTCGACGGCGCCGGCCGTCAATCCGTACAATTACCAGGAGCACCTCTACGACAAGAACCAGCCGGAAAACCTCGAATTCCTCAGGCGCTTCCGGGCGGTGATGGACGAGTATCCGGCGATCGCCGCCGTTGGCGAGGTTGGCGACAGCCAGCGCGGCCTTGAGATCGCCGGTGAATACACCTCCGGCGGCGACAAGATGCATATGTGCTATGCCTTCGAGTTTCTGGCGCCGGATCCCTTGACGCCGGGCCGCGTGGCCGACGTACTGCGTGATTTCCAGAGGGCGGCGCCCGAAGGCTGGGCCTGCTGGGCCTTCTCCAATCATGACGTCGTCCGCCACGCCAGCCGCTGGGCCGACGGCGTCAGCGATTACGGCGCTCACGCCAAGTTGCTGGCAAGCCTTTTGATGTCGATCAGAGGTTCGGTCTGCATCTATCAGGGCGAGGAACTGGCGCTGCCCGAAGCGGAGCTCGCCTACGAGGATCTCCAGGATCCTTACGGCATCCAGTTCTGGCCCGACTTCAAGGGCCGCGACGGCTGCCGCACGCCCATGGTATGGGAGAGCATGCCCGACGGCGGGTTCAGCGACAACACACCGTGGCTGCCAGTCCCCGAGAACCATCTGGCTCAGGCCGTCTCTGTTCAGGAGGCCGACCCGGCCTCTGTCATGCAGCATTACCGCCGCTTCCTGCAGTTCAGGAAGGCGTATCCCGCCTTTGCAAAGGGCGAGATCGAATTTTTCGAGACTGAGGCGCCGCTTCTTGGTTTCCTTCGCACTCATGGCAATGAGAAACTGCTTTGCCTGTTCAACATGAGCGAAGGGGTGGCGACGGCGAACTTGCCGACCGAACCGCTGGAGCCGCTCGAAGGACACGGTTTCGTCGCAGAGATAAAAGGCAATACAATCAATCTTCCGGCCTGGGGCGCGTTCTTCGCGCGTGTGGTCTGAGCATCTTCAAGCGAAGCGGACGCCGGTTCGTTTGAAGAAAATGGATGATGAAGAAACAGCGAGGGGAGGGTGCGATGACAGGCCTGCTGCTTAAAGATATCCGCAAGTCCTATGGGGCCGTTGATGTCATTCATGGCATCAACCTCGACATCAAACAGGGTGAGTTCATCGTCTTCGTCGGGCCATCGGGCTGCGGGAAATCGACGCTGCTCAGGATGATCGCCGGCCTTGAGCAGATAACCGGCGGTGACATGTTCATCGATGGCGACCGGGTCAACGACGTGCCGCCATCGAAGCGCGGCATCGCCATGGTGTTCCAGTCCTACGCGCTCTATCCGCACATGACGGTCTACGACAACATGGCTTTCGGCATGCGGATCGCCAAGGAGTCGAAGGAGGAGATCGACCGCCGCGTGCGCTCGGCGGCGGAAATCCTCCAACTAACCCAATATCTCGACCGCCTGCCAAAGGCGCTCTCCGGCGGGCAGCGTCAGCGCGTGGCGATCGGACGGGCGATTTGCCGAAATCCCAAGGTCTTCCTCTTCGACGAGCCGCTTTCCAACCTCGATGCGGCCCTGCGCGTCGCCACGCGGATCGAGATCGCCAAGCTCAATGAGCAGATGGCCGATACAACAATGATCTATGTCACGCACGACCAGGTGGAGGCGATGACGCTTGCTGACCGCATCGTCGTGCTTTCGGCAGGCCATATCGAGCAGGTCGGTGCGCCGCTCGAACTTTATGAGCGCCCGGCGAACCTCTTCGTCGCCCGCTTCATCGGCTCGCCGGCGATGAACATCATCCCTTCGACGATCTCGGCCACCGGCGCGCAGACGACCGTGACGCTCGCGGGCGGCAAGTCGGTGACGCTCGACATGGCCACGGACGCATCCGAGAAAGGAAAGACGGCGAGTTTCGGCGTGCGTCCGGAAGACCTGCAGGCGACGCAGTCCGAAGATTTCCTGTTCGAAGGAACGGTTTCGATCGTCGAGGCGCTCGGTGAAGTGACGCTGCTCTATATCGAGGGACTGGTCGAGAACGAGCCGCTCATCGCGAAGATGCCCGGCATCCCGCAGGTCAAACGTGGAGACAAGGTGCGCTTTACCGCCGACAAGGCAAAGCTTCACCTCTTCGATGCCGAAGGACGCAGCTATCGCGCCTAGAGCGGGATGAGGAAAAGTGTGCGCGGTTTTCCGTCCGGAATGCGCAAGTTCAAGGAGTCACCGGCGATCGGCGCAAGCGGACAAATGGCTGCGCTTTCTCCTCCGCTTCGGTTAGATGGATTTAACCATATTGCACCGCTCCGGCGTTGCCGGGCGAGTTTTCCACAGGTGTTTGGCAAGTCAAACTCTCTGTTAAATTTCATGGGCTAGCGTCGCCGCAGATTGAAATGCGAAAGGCGAATTCTATGAGCGGCGCGGCCCAGCACTTCCTCAACAAGGAAGAATCCTTTATGTATGATCGGGAAGCGAACTTCCCAATGGAGGACACTCGCAACGAGGCGCGCATCGAATTCACCGAGAAAGGAATGCAGCACCTCTCGTCTCGCCGCTGCGAGATCATCAAGCTTTCCAAAAGCAGCGCCCTCATAGGCATCATGACGCAGTTCCAGCTGCCGCGGAACTTCTATCTCGATATCCCGAGCGCACGCATCCCCTTGATCGGCTGCCTGCTCAAGCGCGTGCATGCCAACAATATCATTGAAGCCCGCTTCCTGCGGCTTTTGACCGATCGCGACCTGAACCGGATTTTCGTCTACAGCACGCATCCGAACCACCGCAACCGCACGCTCGATATCTACCGCTGAAAAGTGAAAGCGCGCCACGTCCGGCGTTCTTGCCTGCATTTGCGCTCCGTCTTGACGGGGTTGCCTGCGTCGTCGAGACTCAAGCTGTGACGACTGTAGATCAGGTCAGAGAACCGCCATGCAGCGACCCTATCGCCTTTCCTGTCATTGCGGCGACATCTCTCTCGAGGTCGACGCTGAGTTATCGCGATTGGTCGAATGCAACTGCTCGACGTGCCGGCGTTCCGGTTTCCTTCATTGGAAGGTGGATGCCGCCGCTGTCAGGCTGATCACCGAAAAGCGCCGCCTGTCGAGCTACATCTGGCGCGATGTCAACGGAGGCCATCACTTCTGCCCCACCTGTGGCACCGCGATCATGCGAAGCGGCTATCCGGGCGACCGCGTTTCGCTCAACGCCCGCTGCATCGAGGGGGTGGACGTGTTCACACTCGAGATCGAGCGTTACGACGGCCAAAACGACATGCCTCCCGTGCCGCTCCCGTAGCGAGGGCGGCCATTATTTGGTGGGCAAGTCCGGACGTTCGCCGAGTCACTACAGCGCCGCGCGTCCAATTGGACGCGCAAAGGTCGCTGTAGCACGTTGAATTGCTGCATGATTTTATCCTTAAATCGATTCCGATTTAGGGAATCATGCAGTAGAGCATCCCGCTTTCAAATGGAAAGCGGATAAGATGCTCTCGAATCAAAGTGCTAGAGCGTCCTTGGTGCGTTCATTTGAACGCACGGCGCTCTAGAAGAGGACGCTAGCCCCATGATCGGCCGCGCCAGCGATGCGGCGGAACGGCGCGAAAAGCTCGCGGCCCATGCCGAATTCGTTGTCGGAGAGGTCGATATGGGCCGGCACGCGCGTCTTCAGCGCAATGTCTTCGACCAGTACCTCGATCGTTCCGGCAATCGCGTCGATACGGATGATGTCACCTTCCTGAATGCGCGCGATCGGTCCGCCGTCCTTTGCTTCCGGGGTGACATGGATGGCGGCCGGGACCTTGCCGGACGCGCCTGACATGCGGCCGTCGGTCAGGATGGCCACCTTCTGGCCACGGTCCTGCAGGATGCCGAGCACGGTCGTCAGCTTGTGCAGTTCCGGCATGCCATTGGCCTTCGGACCCTGAAAGCGGACCACGGCGACAAAATCGCCCTCAAGCTTGCCCGCCTTGAAGGCGGCGTTGAGCTCCGCCTGGTCGTGGAAGATCTTCGCGGGCGCTTCGATGACATGGCGATCCGGCTTGACGGCCGAAATCTTGATGACCGCCTTGCCGAGATTGCCGGCGAGCATCTTGAGCCCGCCGGTGTGCTGGAACGGTTGATCGATCGTCGCCAGCACCTTCGGATCGGCGCTCTGTTGCGGCGCCGGCTCGCGGTGAACGCCGCCGTTGGCGCCGAGCTTGACGTCGATGGCATAGGCGTCGAGACCCTGGCCGAACACCGTCCGGACGTCGTCGTGCAGCAATCCGTTCTTGAGCAACTGGCCGATCAGGAAGCCCATGCCGCCGGCGGCGTGGAAATGGTTCACGTCCGCGAGCCCGTTCGGATAGACGCGGGCCAGAAGCGGCACGATGTCGGAAAGTTCGGAAATGTCCTGCCAGGTGAGCAGGATGCCCGCAGCCCGCGCCATGGCAACGAGGTGCATGGTGTGGTTGGTCGAGCCGCCCGTAGCGTGCAGGCCAACGACGCCGTTGACGATCGATCGTTCATCGATCATCTCGCCGGCGGGGGTGAATTCGTTACCCATGGCGGTGATGGCGAGCGCCCGTTTGGCTGCTTCCTTCGTCAGCGCGTCGCGCAGCGGCGTGCCGGGATTGATGAAGGAGGCGCCAGGCAGGTGGAAGCCCATGATCTCCATCAGCATCTGGTTGGAGTTGGCGGTGCCGTAGAAGGTACAGGTGCCGGGGCCGTGATACGACTTGGATTCAGCCTCGAGCAATTCGTCGCGACCGACCTTGCCCTCGGCAAAGAGCTGGCGGACCTTGGCCTTCTCGTCATTCGGCAGGCCCGAGGTCATCGGCCCGGCGGGGACGAAGACCGCGGGCAGGTGGCCGAATGTCAATGCGGCGATCACGAGGCCAGGCACGATCTTGTCGCAGACGCCGAGATAGACAGCGGCGTCGAACATGTTGTGCGACAGCCCGACGCCCGCGGCCATCGCGATGAGGTCGCGTGAGAAAAGCGACAGCTCCATGCCGGGCTGGCCTTGGGTGACGCCGTCGCACATCGCCGGCACGCCGCCGGCAACTTGCGCCACGCCGCCAGCCTCGCGGGCGGCCTCGCGGATCAGCGCCGGATAGGTCTCAAAGGGCTGATGCGCCGAGAGCATGTCGTTGTAGGAGGTGATGATGCCGAGATTCGGGACACGGTCACCCGCGAGCGCCGTCTTCTCGGCGGGCGAACAGACAGCAAAGCCATGTGCAAGGTTGCCGCAGCCGAGAACGCTGCGATGTGGCCCGTTTGCCGCAGCACTACGGATGCGATCGAGATAGGCTTCGCGCTGGGGTTTGGAACGCTCGACAATGCGGGCGGTGATGGCGGCAACGCGGGAATCGGCGGACATGATACATCCTGTTCCGGAGCCGTGAGGAGGGCCCCTGTCTTCATCCTGTCATCGGTCTACAGCGGCCGTGCGACACCGCATCGGCGGCTGTAACAGTTTGAATTGTTGTGTAATCTAGCCTCAGTTCGATCGCGAGGATAAATCACTCAACACGACCTGCGCACTCGGGAGAACGCGCAAGGAAAGCTCTGGTTCTGGGCGCATCTACCTCGGCGGTTCCCCGAAGGGCACTCGCCCCTGTTACGGCGCCCAGTAGATCTGCAGCGGCGATGTTGCGCGCCGCAACATCGCGCGGATCGGCATCTCTGCCTCGTCGCCGGGCGCCTCCGCTCGGGCAAGAACCTCCTTCTTGCCGTCGCCTTCGATATGCAGGACGAGTAGCCCGGCATCCTCAAGACTGGAAAAGGTGAATGTCAGGCGCGTCTCGCCCGCGCCGTCCGCTTCCATCGTGATCACGCCGCGTGGCGTCGCCGGATCGATCGCCTCTTTGAGACGCGTACCTCCCGGAAAGAACGAGGCGGTGTGTCCATCCGTTCCCATCCCGAGGATAACCACATCGAAGGGCGTGCCGATCGCCGCCATCGAACGGCTTGCCGTCGCTGCGGCGTCCTCGGCCGTGGCTGCTGCGTGGTAAAGCGGCAGGAATCTTGCTGCTGCCGCCTTGTTCTGCAGCAGGTTGGCGGCGACCAGCCCATGGTTGGAGCGCTCGTTTTCCGGCGGCACCAACCGCTCGTCGACAAGGGTGACGGTCACCTTGGTCCAGTCGATCTCGCGCCGCGACAGTGCCTGGAAGAATGCCTTCGGCGTCGTTCCGCCGGAGACCGCGATGCTCGCAGCGCCGCGGGCCTCAATCGCCGCGGCGAGCTTGGCGCTGACCGCATCCGCAAGGCCCTCCGCCAATGCCGTTCCGTTTTCGAATATGTGCAGGGAAGCGCTCATCGGTCGATCCTAGATCGTATCATTCCAGGTGCGTCCATCGCGCTCAATGAGCGCGATGGACTGGCTCGGCCCCCAGGTGCCGGCCGTGTAGCCCTGCACCTGCTGCCCGGTCGTTTCCCATGCCTTCAGGATCGGATCGATCCATTGCCATGCGGCTTCCACCTCGTCGCGGCGCACGAACAGCGTCTGGTTGTTGCGGACGACATCGAGCAGTAGCCGTTCATAAGCATCGGCGTTGCGCACGGCGAAGGCCTCCGCGAAGCTCATGTCGAGCGAAACATTGCGCAACCGCATCCCGCCCGGTCCCGGGTCCTTGATCATCAGCGACTGCTTGACGCCTTCGTTCGGCTGCAGACGGATCATCAACTGGTTGGCCGAAATGCGTCCGGCACTGTGATCGAAGATCGAGTGCGGGATCTGCTTGAAGGTAATGACGATCTCCGACATGCGGCCCGCCATGCGCTTGCCGGTGCGAATATAGAAGGGCACGCCAGCCCAGCGCCAGTTGCTGACCTCGGCCTTGATCGCGACGAAGGTTTCGGTGTTGGAAACGCCGCCTTCCAGTTCCTCGAGATAGCCCTTGACCGGACCGCCGGCGGATGCGCCGGCACGATACTGGCCGCGAACCGTCACCTGCTCGACATTGGCGGCGGTGATCGGCTTCAGCGCGCGAAGCACCTTGAGCTTTTCGTCGCGCACGGCCTCCGCGTCCATGGAGGTCGGCGCTTCCATGGCGACGAAACAGACGAGTTGCAGAATGTGGTTCTGCACCATGTCGCGCAGCGCACCCGCCTTGTCGTAGTAGCCTGCGCGATTTTCGAGGCCGACGGACTCCGAAACGGTGATCTGCACGTGGTCGATATGCGCCGAGTTCCACAGCGGCTCGTAAAGCGCGTTGGCAAAGCGCAGGGCCATGAGGTTCTGCACCGTCTCCTTGCCGAGGTAGTGATCGATACGGAAGATCTGCTCTTCGCGGAACACCTTGCCGATCGTGTCGTTGAGTTCCGTCGCCGTGGCGAGGTCGCGGCCGATCGGTTTTTCGACGACGATCCGGGTGTTCTTGGTGATGAGCTTGTTGTCGCGGATCTTTTCCGAAATGTCGCCGAAGATCGCCGGGCCCACGGCGAGATAGAAGGCGCGGATGCGATCCTTTCCTTCTTCGAGGATCTTCTTCAGATCGTCCCAGCCCTGGTCGGACTTGGCGTCGACCGAGACGTAGTAGAGTCGGGCTGTGAATTTCGCCACTTCCGCTTCGTTGAATTCGCCCTGTTTCAGATGCTCTCTCAAGGCGTCGGTCGCGAACGTGCGGTATTCTTCATGGGTCAGTGCCGCACGTGATGCGCCGATGATCCGCGTCGGTTCGCTGAATTGACCTTCGATCTGCCGGTGATAGAGCGCGGGCAGAAGCTTGCGCTCCGCAAGATCGCCGGTGCCCCCGAACACCACATAATCAAACGGGTCGACGGGAATGATCTGGCTGCTCATGGGATATCTCGATCTCGTTCAGGTCAGGGGCACGTATAATCTAATCGATTTAATTACGCTAGGGTGCGACGCAACAAAATGCGTCTGCGCGCGGCTTTTTAGAGCCGGTCGCGCAAAGCATACCAGCTGAGCGCGAGGAACAGGAGTGCCGAGCGGAATCGCATTCCGCCTGGGAAAGCCGGTATTTTCAAGGCCTTGAGAAGATCCAGCTCCGTCTGTTTGCCCAAGACCAAGTCAGCATAGAGCTTGCCGCAATAGTTGGACAGCATGACGCCGTGACCGGAATAGCCACCGATGCTCGTGACTCCCGGCATGACCTCGCGGCAGAAAGGCTGGCGCGGCATGGTGATGCCGACCGAACCGCCCCAGGCGTGGGTGATCTCGACATTGGCGAGTGCCGGATAGATTTCGCTGATCTGGCGGCGGATGTGGCTGGAAATGTCGCGTGGATTGTCGGCCGTATAGGCTTCGCGCCCGCCGAAGAGCAGCCGTCCGTCTTTCGATTTGCGGAAATAGCGCACGACGAAGCGCGAATCATCGACCGATTCGCCGCCGGGCAGTACATCCGGATGGTCGGACAGGATCTCCGTCGCGCCGATGAACGAGCGGATCGGCATGACGTGGCTGGCGGTTACAGGCTCAAGGTTGCCGATATGGGCGTTGCATGCGATCAGCACCCGGTCGGCGGTGATCGTGCCGCGATCGGTGTCGATGACGATCGCGGCGCCCTTTTTGTCGATCTTCAGCGCCTTCGTCTGTTCGTGCAGGCTGGCGCCGGCACGGGCCGCTTGCTCTGCAAGACCGACGAGCAGTTTCATCGGGTGGATGTGCCCGGTGCCGGTGTCGCGTATGCCGAACTGATAATGATGCGATCCAAGTCGGCTTGCCGTCTCGTCCCGTTCCATGAAGGTAAGGTGCGGATATCCGAAACGCTCCACCATCGCCTCGACATGACGGCGGTAGTCTTTCTCAAGACTGTTCTTGTGTCCGACAGAAAGCTGCCCGGGCACGAACTCGATGTCGATTCCGTGTTCGGCGGCGAAGTCCAGCAGATAGCGCTTGGCATTCTCCGCCATCTCGAACAGGAGCTTGGCACGCTCGTGGCCGAGCACTTCCTCCGTATCCTCCGCCCAGGCGCGCTGCCCGGTGCCGAACTGGCCGCCGTTGCGGCCCGAGGCGCCATCGCCGAAACGGCAGGCGTCGATCAAGGTGACGTCTGTTCCGCTTTTCGCGAGATTGTAGGCGGCTTGAAGGCCCGTGTAGCCGCCGCCGATGATAGCAACGTCGGTTTTCCGCGCGCCTGTCAGCACCGGATAGGCCGGACGCTTCGGGATCGTCGCCTCATACCAGGAAATTCCGGGCGAGATCGGGCTTTGCCAGGGCATGAGGGCGCCTTTCGGTCAGACGTTCAGAAGCAGGAATTCCCGTTCCCACGGACTGATGACCTGCATGAAGGTCTCGAATTCACCACGCTTCACGCCGGCATAGATGGCGATGAACTCGGGCGTGAAGACGTCGGCGAGCGAAGGTGCCGATTCGAGCAGCGAAACGGCCTCGAGCAGGCCGCGCGGCAGATCGATTTCGCCTTCGTTGGCGGTGTCCTCGGTCGGCGGTGTAGGCTGCAAGCCCTCGATGATGCCGAGATAGCCGCAGCCGAGCGAGGCCGCAAGCGCCAGATAGGGATTGGCATCCGAACTCGGCAGGCGGTTCTCGATGCGCCGAGCCGCCGCGTCCGAGACGGGGATGCGGAACGCCGTCGTCCGGTTGTCGTAACCCCAGGCGGTGTTCACCGGTGCAGACATGTCGGGTGTCAGCCGCCGGTAGGAGTTCACATAAGGCGCCATCATCGCCAGCGTCCTCGGCACGTAATGCTGCATCCCGCCGATGAAGGAG
Proteins encoded:
- a CDS encoding ABC transporter substrate-binding protein; translation: MKRSFLMGVAALALVVGTADAAELKFKPGEDSKFNWASFEEFKKGHDLKGQTLTIFGPWRGEDEALFKSVYAYFVEATGVDLKYSSSENYEQQIVIDTQAGSPPDVAILPQPGLIADLASKGYLTPLGDETKQWLLDNYAAGQSWVDLSTYTGKDGKAALYAFPYKIDVKSLVWYVPENFEDAGYEVPKTMEELKALTEKIAADGEKPWCIGLGSGGATGWPATDWVEDLMLRTQSADVYDKWVKNEIPFTDPAVTGALDEFGWFARNDKFVDGGAAAVASTDFRDSPKGLFASPPKCYLHHQASFIPSFFPEGTVIGEDADFFYMPPYESKKELGNPVLGAGTLALITKDTPAARAFIEFLKTPIAHEVWMAQTSFLTPYKSVNVETYGNPPLKKQGEILLNATTFRFDGSDLMPGKIGAGAFWTGMVDFVGGKSSADVAAGVQKAWDAIK
- a CDS encoding carbohydrate ABC transporter permease; translated protein: MQQLLTAIVTMIAGVLACAAYFWGTNFILDRIFPSKGLSGKAASRNLRITNAIRPWLFLAPALFALSIYLIYPVIESVWLSFHDRGGQNFVGARNYGWMINDGEFRQSIFNNFLWLLVVPALSTFFGLVIAALTDRIWWGNIAKTLIFMPMAISFVGAAVIWKFIYDYRAEGAEQIGLLNAIVVALGGVPQAWITLPFWNNFFLMVILIWIQTGFAMVILSAALRGIPEETIEAAVIDGANGWQIFFKIMVPQIWGTIAVVWTTITILVLKVFDIVLAMTNGQWQSQVLANLMFDWMFRGGGDFGRGASIAVVIMILVVPIMIWNIRNAAKEMRSH
- a CDS encoding carbohydrate ABC transporter permease, whose product is MTPATRSPLMWAVHLSVLLIVALWTMPTAGLLISSLRDKDQLAVSGWWTALATSSRNDVARAPAADSQVERDGKFVISGNILDGQAGQISAFGFSSREPAAFKAGETAELNDGEKLTVQADGSFEIVSDTKMEGSRGQRIFFTAAAPPRFTLDNYREVLGAEGIGASFINSLTVAVPSTVIPILIAAFAAYALAWMPFPGRAILIAVVVGLLVVPLQMSLIPLLKLYNGVGAFFGVPAKTYMGIWLAHTGFGLPLAIYLLRNYMAGLPREIMESARVDGASDFDIFVKIILPLSFPALASFAIFQFLWTWNDLLVAIVFLGTGQDQLVLTGRLVNLLGSRGGNWEILTASAFITIVVPLIVFFALQRYLVRGLLAGSVKGG
- a CDS encoding alpha-glucosidase; the protein is MNQTEITGSILKPDRDWWRGAVIYQIYPRSFQDTNGDGIGDLNGITARLPHVAALGVDAIWISPFFTSPMRDFGYDVSNYRDVDPIFGKLEDFDALIAEAHRLGLRVMIDLVLSHTSDRHPWFVESRSSRSNAKADWYVWADSKPDGTPPNNWLSIFGGSAWAWDPTRLQYYLHNFLTSQPDLNLHNPEVQEALLAVERFWLERGVDGFRLDTINFYFHDKQLRDNPALVPERRNASTAPAVNPYNYQEHLYDKNQPENLEFLRRFRAVMDEYPAIAAVGEVGDSQRGLEIAGEYTSGGDKMHMCYAFEFLAPDPLTPGRVADVLRDFQRAAPEGWACWAFSNHDVVRHASRWADGVSDYGAHAKLLASLLMSIRGSVCIYQGEELALPEAELAYEDLQDPYGIQFWPDFKGRDGCRTPMVWESMPDGGFSDNTPWLPVPENHLAQAVSVQEADPASVMQHYRRFLQFRKAYPAFAKGEIEFFETEAPLLGFLRTHGNEKLLCLFNMSEGVATANLPTEPLEPLEGHGFVAEIKGNTINLPAWGAFFARVV
- a CDS encoding ABC transporter ATP-binding protein, yielding MTGLLLKDIRKSYGAVDVIHGINLDIKQGEFIVFVGPSGCGKSTLLRMIAGLEQITGGDMFIDGDRVNDVPPSKRGIAMVFQSYALYPHMTVYDNMAFGMRIAKESKEEIDRRVRSAAEILQLTQYLDRLPKALSGGQRQRVAIGRAICRNPKVFLFDEPLSNLDAALRVATRIEIAKLNEQMADTTMIYVTHDQVEAMTLADRIVVLSAGHIEQVGAPLELYERPANLFVARFIGSPAMNIIPSTISATGAQTTVTLAGGKSVTLDMATDASEKGKTASFGVRPEDLQATQSEDFLFEGTVSIVEALGEVTLLYIEGLVENEPLIAKMPGIPQVKRGDKVRFTADKAKLHLFDAEGRSYRA